The DNA window attgagcctgccagagggagtaaagttggttggtttcgcggacGACGTCTTGCTACTAGCGACGGGTAACTCTacagaaatcgtccagctaagagcttcagaggctgtagatgcggtagagagctggatgcactccaaaagtttgcagttggcccacaacaaaaccgagatggtcctgatatcaaacctgatttcaccgcaaacaggcaagattacagttggatcatgcactatcgaatcaaagcgtgagcttaaatatttgggtgtgatgattgacgaccggctcagctttaaaaaccacgttgagtatgtgtgcaagaaggcggcaacagcaacggccgcactcacaaGGATAATGACGAATAACTCGGGGATCCGAAGTAGTCAGCGAAGGATAATTTCGAGTGTAATTTCGTCAATCCTTCGGTATGGAGGGGCGGCCTGGAAATCTGGTCTtaacatccagtgtaaccagtagaagctgaacagtgtacagagtcgaatgaatttgcgggtcatcagtgcataccgcaccgtttcgtcggaggctgcatgcgttgtagcgagagtcatgcccatctcggttttgttggtggaggactcatattgctacgaaaatagaggcacgcaaaacgtgagaacacgagccagagatagctccatggccaactggcagcagctgtgggacagctcagaagaggaaggtggacccatcgtttgatcccaaacatcaaagagtggatggagagaaagcatggcgaagtggatttctacatgacgcaattcctgactggactggacatggatgcttcatgaagtaccaccaCAGGTTCGGGCATGCGGCCTCGTCGGTCTTCCTAACATGCGGTGACGTggacgagacacccgaacacgtggtattctattgtccgcatgcgcggatctacgggggggtgatgggggtgatcacccccccaggcggaaaaaaaatcatctgtaaaatgttcaataattttttaactcaatttagaTGAAATATAACTTTTCCATGTTTCAATATATCTTAACATTGACATTACCATTTTTACGCGTGAGTAAGAATTCAATAGCtgcttaaaaatattcttgaattAAGTACCTATAAACAGTATGCGCGTGTATATCTGGGTGTTGGCTTCAGGCGTGCGAAAAGGATAAAGCATGCACCTCACTCTTTAATGAATTTCCTTAATCATGACAGCAGATTGGTTTTCTTTATTAACCGATATCCAGTGTTGTTGTAAGTGCCAGTACCAGAAACGACGTTTGATGGTGActaattctgaatgatttcttgtAAAGGCCTGAAAGAAgctaacatttattttcaagttgatcaTAAAGTGGTTTCTTATTTATGAATGTTTACCAAACTCGATggttttctaaataaaattgtattgggtccaaggatgaaaattttcaataattgttctaTGTACAGCTAGAAATTTTCGTGACATAATTCTGACATTTTCAGTAACACTTTTTAACTCTGGGAAAATAACCTCAAAAGCGATCATGTCCTTGAACGGACATCAACGTTttgttaactaaaattttggaggTTATTCTTACTTTTCTTTTCCATATACGTaggcaagtgtgcgtaagaactgtcaaaatcaactctatagttgatattatttctacacacaaaactttcgaggctccacttagcaaaaatgagccgttactttccgttagcaaaaaaaataatttactgCTCAGTTAGCATTTTCTCAAATTGTCATGGCTtttgctcaatttgagtaaaaaaaaccctttgctACCAAATTGAGCAATTATATTAGCATGGACTCGAACAATAGTCTGTATATACTTAAACcgcagtcgtttttttttctgcatttcGTCCAGTCGGTCGCAATTTCGAAGcgaggaaaaataaaagttttgtttttctttcacgAATTTTGTTGGAGGAAGATAAAATTCCATTGATTAACTTGTTCCAGAACTCGCACCAACCAACGATGTCAACATTGCTGATCTGTGCGTGCGGGTGGAATTGCTGTGGTTCTGTTTGGTGTTCCCGGTGCGTTCATCTCAGGCTGCTCCGGAATTCCATCTGGACGGGTGTTGATAAAAACTTCCTGTGGGTGCCGGCCAACTATTTAGTTGTGGTGACCGCCCGCGGAAGAGCCCATAACACAGCTGGCGTGGCGCGAAACACGAAAGAGTTGAACCTATACATCGAATTCCTCCGCTGGATGGGGGCTGCTCGATTGATCAACCAGCGCTTTAGTTCCGGCAACGTTGCTACTGTTCACGGAAGCGAATCAATTTATAGGGCAGAACATTCTACCTGAGTTTGCTCGGTAAGTGGGTAatttaaactaaacaaaatttaaacctatttaacttaaaacaaaattttattttagctgAGGACGAAGAAAGTTAATGGCCATTCCGATGGCACATCACAGGCTTCTGAAAACTCACAACGGTTGTCTAAAGGTTGGCAGTCGGAAGTTGAATAACTCGAGACTGAAGGTGTGAGCATTGATGACGTAATCGCTGGCCCGTTCTCGTTGCCAGCAAAGTAgggccaaaaatttgaatttgaccaGAGCTTCTCTTTTCGTTATTATGTCGATTGGGACAAACCTTGTGCAACTCGCAGAACAAAAACTTGTATGAAGATGGTTCTGGAACGAGCACTACcaaatgatgtattttttttacttctttagcaatttatgcaaaattctctaattattttcttttttcagaaaGGCATCCGGGAAGTTGTAACTGACCGCAACCAGTGGGAAAAAGTATCTCCAATCAAAAAATCGTTGAATAAGAGGGGGAGGACCGTGAATTTTGTTAATCTCCTAAGATTCTTATATAAGACATCGATTAGcaggtaaaattttgtttaattattcATTTCTGAAATAGTATTCcgaaatcggatttttttgcatatttacaaaatttcattccTTATCCCCAAGTGACTtacttttgttattgtttttataaactgtttaaCTTAATCTGTGTGTTAAAAAagcattcgaaattttaaaaagaattctaaTTTCTTCATGTTCTGAAAGAAGGCATTAAATTGAATAAAGGCATTTTTATTCCAACTCttactctgaactctgaaaactgaatctaaaattgctatctgataaattaaataGGTGCCTCATTCTCAATCTccaaacttaatttgaaatcagaaaatgtaatttcaatctgctttcgatttgaattttaagtatcTATGTTAAAATTCCAGctgatcagaaataaaaaaacataaaaaaaagttcatgcatataaatgaataaaatgatttaatttttcagatttatcaCCGAATGCAAACCATTAAAGCGGGTCAGTTATCGAGCAAGCTGGTTAACCCCTTATTTATTATTCGGTCGGTGGATGAACCTGGTTGACACGATGAAGAATTGAGCGGAGTAAAATGGTGGAGaataaaaagataacaaaatattagaattttttatttaaacattaatATCACAAACCAAAAGAAACGAGggcttgaaaaataactaaaattctagtaatttttgggataaaaaaaattattgctaaaatttcagcaaacaatattttttattgctgaaaaataagtaaaaatttagTCCGGACACTTTGGACTATTTTGCTTAAattccagtaatttttttttgctaaattgattgctaaaaacttagctggtcaaatttgagcaaaattttgctaattttcggcctcagaaattttgtgtgtagatgTAGCAACCGAAAATCTGATCGATCAAACTTTGCAGACATCCAGATCTGCTACCGTTTGTCTCTGCTTTCAGGAACATGCATGCCACCGAAAATGATAAGGTGTAAGTACATACAACTGCAACTGAACAATAAAAGCATCGAAATGTTTTCAAGTTCTACTAGCAATTCTGACTTCCAAGAATGATCAGACGTTCGCATCTGCTGCAGACCCATAAGTCTTAGAAACAGATAAAGGTGCTGTTCTAAAGGCTCATCCTAAACCTTACTCATTTATTGATGATATCACAAAGCTTAACATTTTAACTAAACACTGGGTACCTCCACCACAATTTTCGTTTCTATACTCCGAGCATTTGAAAAGTCGAAgtgctgaaaaagaaaaatgatacgCAAGTGCATTGCATTTGGAAACTTTTAGTttactagttttttttccaaaactgagcAAGGTTATCTTAGTAAAGTCTATTCGCTCTTTGTAGTCAACCTCACTGGTGGAGTGAATAAAACTGGTCAATTGTTAAATCTTGTTACTAAgccttgtttttcaaaactcccAGTAAAAAAACGCTGTAAGTATTCAATAAGATATAAGGAGGCAAATTTATTCAGCGAACccctttaataaaataaaatataattattagcaatctctattttatttgtttagatacgtgcttatttgtgttttaaatgtttatttgttttagattgttttttgattcacgtttttaaattgatattttaatggatcttcaagtgaaaaatatgtaaaattattgaataaatacattGACGGGTTTCGAAAAGTAATGAAGCAGCATACGGTTTAAATTGGATCttaaaagagaaaatatttcaattaaatataattgaaacttaTGTAAATGGCTTTTTTACCCGAGTATTGTAATAGAATCAACATTAATAAGACGAAGTTTTAACCATAAAACCAGAgatgctcatttgagtaagttgaaATCATACCAACAGgtttatttttgactgaaaataaagtacgattttcaaaattaaactgCTCATGGATTtcttatctgataaaaataaacattccaTGGTACCTCCATATCCCCAACTAGATAAATAAACGTAAATTGAATTTCataccagtgaaaaaaaaaacatttgcctGCATTTTACCTAAGACTAAGCCAGCCTCAAACAGATGTACAGAATTctttgaacaaactttttttttaaattgttttcaacattatttacatGCTACTGAATTCCcttcatctttatcatcaacatttttcctgtCACAGTTTTTATTGTGCCAAATCACTTAATAAATTTGgccatattttttgaaaatttactaaatcaccCCCCCTAAGAGCAATGTCTAGATCCGCGCCTGATTGTCCGagatttgaagaggaacgtgccaacatattcgccgcctgcagaccagaaacgacagcggacaacatgctgcagaagatgtgtgatgacatcaACACATGGCAGGCAGTCAGTGATGGGCTCGCTCGGATAATGACTGctttgcaaaggagttggagactgGCGCAAATTGCGATTGACGTAGGATAACGTAGGTTAACTTAACTAAGCTTAAAGAGTCCGAAGCTATGAAATGAACTACGCAAAACAATCAGCGTAGCCGATGGGACCACAACGTGAAGATGATCTCGGGCGGtcaggatgatatttaatttaaatatgaacttcttggcGAGTGTTGCGAAAGTAGCGCATATGCGTCAATTAGACACCCCCTACCGAAGTATTGCCTCAGGGCAGGTACCGGTTTGGGAAATAGTCTGAGGCctcaggtggagtttagggcatatgtattatgtgtatagcaccaaaccgaatagcgacagtaggactagcgacgctttttgactagcgagattcctgtcatccgtaggtttgtttttctattttcagtccagtaggcgattttgATGTAGAACTCGTACATTGTTTATGTTGTTTACTGTAATTTTCCTTAGGACATCAATCGCATCGCTTCAAGTCTCCTAAGAAACTCGCGCTGCGTCGTTACTATTGGGATTGGGCCttctaaaaagaataaagcttgctctttactcttacacagatttccataagaatgacagctaatcggagtgaaattggagtgaaggctacttctctctctgtttaacacacgagaaatcgtataccgggactgcgagcgcgcccatcgcccattatcaacgtcgcgacgtgtcgctagtaggcgaAGCTGAtgtgattattagcgctcacattttggattttttctgcatgcataatataTACGGATGAGTATATAACGAGTTGACCCATTGTTCCCATGTAGACACGGCACTCGACGTGCTTTGGGaccaatagtcctatttgccgctggtagtgttcgtgatattaccTCAAAAACAAGTATGTGCgtcgaccggctgcccgttttttgtaccgagagtttttgaggttaattgtcccgtctcatatACACGCTCTGAAAGTGTGCGTAGGAAATTTCTAAAACAACTCTAttcgtaaaattccttcttcgaatttaccacctgggtaaccaaacacacacacacacacacacacacacacacacacacacacacacacacacacacacacacacacacacaagttTATTGAATAGTCAATatctagtggtgcaccagtgcaaaaCTAGGGCACACTCGGAATAAAAAATAAGGTATAACTGGTATAACTTACCGTCTTTgcaatgttttgttttacattgaaATGTAAATAACACCGGTGGAACAAGATCCCGCTGGTTCCACAAATCCATGATGATCATCTTTCacgtttaaatgaaaaatatcacCCTTTTTGATGATTAACAGAACAAATTTCactttaatttgaatatttcaagCCACTTTTTAACAACTCGCAATAACAGAAAACCAAAAACAACCACCACTTTTCCGTTAAAACAAATGCACGTGCTATACCCCAACCAGTTAACGGGCGGGCTTCAAGTGGGCTAACAACACTCAAGAGttattcgaaaattgaaatggcAACCCTGTACTTTCTGACATTTTTCTTGCCACAACATCATCGCGGTCTGGTTCTCGCCTCGCGCACCGTGTGGATTCCTCAATTTTATGCCGAAAAGGTGCGTGTATTTACAATATCTTTTGTAGATTGCAacagaaatttcatcaaaatcgtcTATTGCAGGCTCTACACACAATAGTATCTCGGTCGGTCGTTATCTTCCTTGGTTGAAAGGGTATAAATCTCGGAGAAGAGCCCATCGATAGGGATTAGTACTGACGAAAATTCAACAATGGAGAACCTAACCATAAGTAAGTTATGtatcttattttaatatatTAACCTTAGATTAGTAATAAATAACTCATGGTTTCTCAATTAGTCTTCTATTGATCGAAATACAAAAATAGAACAGCAGAGGTTGATGGCTGAAATAACACCATAATCTCATCTCTGATTGATTGCTTCCATCATATCGTGGCACGGCAGATTATACACCCAAGTATCGATTACACGATGGAAAACAAGCTTTCTCTTTTATGAAATGACTTAATTATATTTTGCTAGCTGTGGGAAgctattttaaattaatcaattaatttttttagacgAAATTTACACCTCGGAAAAGCGAGGCAATGACGAATCGGGTAAAGGAACGGCGGAGGAACCCTTCAAAACAATTCTCCAGGCGATGCGACATGCCGGTAAGGAACCTTTCCCAACCATTTACGTAGACGCCAAAGACGAGAAGGCCGATTCTCCGTACGAAGTTGCGGCCAAGTCGCAGttgaagaagatccaaaagCTGTGGGTTCGTGACAACCACAAGAACACCGAGAAGCAGAAGCGCGAAGAGGAGGATGCCAAGAAGCGGGAGCAAAATCTTGAGGATGCCAAAAAGATTGTCATCAAGGAGGATCCCTCGTGGGCGGCGGCTAAGGGCATTAAGATTTTCAAGGGTAGTGAAAACCGAGGTATTCGGGTGAAGATTTACGGTTGGGTGCATCGTTTGAGACGGCAGGGCAAAGGATTGATGTTCATCACGCTGAGAGATGGAACTGGATTCTTGCAGTGTGTGCTGACGGATGCCTTGTGTCAAACGTACAATGCGTTGGTTCTTTCGACGGAATCGTCGGTTCAGCTGTTCGGAACGCTGAAGGAAGTGCCAGAGGGTAAGACAGCTCCCGGGGGTCACGAGTTGCACGTCGACTATTGGACGTTGATTGGGCTAGCTCCACCTGGCGGTGCTGACACGATTCTGAACGAAGAAGCTCACCCGGATGTGCAGCTAGATCAGCGGCACATTATGGTGCGAGGCGAGAACACCTCTAAGGTGATGAAGATGAGGGACGTTTTGATGCAAGCGTTCCGCGATCATTATCATGACCGTGGCTACACCGAGGTCACTCCACCAACGTTGGTGCAAACGCAAGTTGAAGGTGGATCCACTCTGTTCAAGTTGGACTATTTTGGGTtggtttgaattgattttctttttgcaATACGAGTTATAAATGATCATATTTTCCTTTCAGAGAGGAAGCCTATCTCACTCAAAGTTCTCAATTGTACTTGGAAACGGTGCTGCCAGCTCTCGGGGATGTATACTGCATTGCCCAAAGCTACCGGGCTGAGCAAAGTCGCACCCGGCGGCATCTGGCCGAGTATAGCCACGTGGAAGCCGAATGTCCGTTTATAACGTTCGACGAGTTGCTGGATCGGCTGGAAGATTTGGTGGTGGACGTCGTTGATCGGGTGCTCAAATCACCATGGGGTCATCTGGTGAAGGAGCTTAACCCGGACTTTGTTCCCCCAAAAAGACCATTCCGTCGTATGCCGTATGCCGATGCGATTACCTGGTTGAAGGAGAACAACGTTACGAAAGATGATGGCACTTTTTATGAGTTCGGCGAGGATATTCCTGAAGCGCCGGAGCGGAAAATGACCGATACAATCAACGAACCCATTATGCTGTGTCGCTTCCCGGCTGAAATCAAATCGTTTTACATGGCCCGATGTGCTGACGATAAGAGGTTGACCGAAAGTGTTGATGTACTACTCCCTAACGTCGGTGAAATTGTGGGAGGCTCGATGAGGTCCTGGGATCATCAGGAGCTGATGGAAGGTTATAAACGCGAAGGAATCGACCCGAAGCCGTACTACTGGTACATCGATCAACGTGTCTACGGTTCTCAACCTCACGGAGGATACGGCTTAGGTTTGGAACGGTTCATGTGCTGGCTCTTGAACCGGTACCATATTCGCGAAGTTTGTTTATACCCAAGATTCTTGGGAAGATGCAAACCTTAAGCAACGAGAAAAACTGCTTCCACTATTCCCTGGTTCATGCATTTTACTAAGTAATTGAGGCATTTTTCACTATTTCTATCACAGCTTGTAATGTTTAAAAAGTTAAAGCCCAATTAAACACTCGATAAGCTTAAGCATCAATGTGCTGTCGTTTATTCATATCACATTTCTATAGAAAAGCAAGTGTAGTCAAATTTTGTCCCCAATGGTTGACCCAAACAGAGTGACTATAAAGATAGAACAGAGAAATTTTTGCAAGCACCTAAGGAACCGAAATCTTAACATTAACAAAGGCAAAATACTATTAGAACTTGGTTCCACGTCGTTCAGGCAGAAAAACGCGTGACCATTGCAGCCACTATCACATATCCTTTGGCGTCGTTCCCATGGACCAGATTACCGGGCCATCGGTTTGAACGAACACCTCTTCGGAAGCATAAGTATTCGAAGTGCTCACTAGGCTGCCAAATTCCATCACTCGATTTTCCAAATTCCAACGCAGCCCGGTGGTGCTACAGATGACTCGCTGCCCTATCGGAATCAGCGCACACCAGATGTGCTCTTGAACCAGCCGCTTAGGAATGTTGATACAGTGATTCCCGATCGGCAGCAGCCAACTGAGCGAATTGCTGGACCGCAGGAAAACAAATGCGTTGGGCAGTATGGCCCGTGCCAGGTACAAAGTGTTGATGTTTGCCATGATCTGGTCCAACCGACCGGAACTTTCACACAGTACCAGCACACGTGTTATCTGTCGATCATGGCCGGTCGTTTGCAATGCCTTCAAGGATTTGGTAAAATCTGTTGCGTTTTGATCGGGCGTTTTAATAATCTGCAAATGAAACAGTTTTCTTATaggatattatttattttctattttcgaaaaaaatcttcgaacTCACCTTACAGTTTAGCTGCGTTACGTACGACAGGGACTCATCGGTGCACGAGTCGAAATCCCCGGTCACCAAATCCGGAGGCCTAAGCTGGTCGGCCGGTCCGATGTGACTTTTAACGAAATCTACCCACCGGTTCGTTCCACCATCAACAGTGATTCGGACCTTCGCTGCAACACACAACGAAacatattaacaacagcttcgAACACGTTGTCCCACAAAAACCAACCATTATTCCAGATGCTACGCAAGTACTCTTTGGGCAGCAGAATCGGCCGATTTAACATCACCACAGCCAGTTCGTCGCCACATCCCTCGGAACCGTCGATCAAGTCCGCCGGATTCCAGACTGCCGGACCGGCCAACTGCAACGAGGAAATATGCCTTCGCGTAAATGTCATGACTAATTTCAtcatgttgtttttgttgtcttGCGGGAATTAATACTTTCCCAAGAAAGCCAACTATGATCTAGGTGATCCCCGgaacaaaaacatttaattgtTTCAACTAGTTCTACTATCAACACATGAGTGGCCTTCAAGTGGCATTGTGCAAAAAAGCACACAATTCCAACAGGCGCCGTGTCACTCTTATCAGCACGAGCCGCCCTAATCGGTGGGTGTGTGTTGATGCGTAACAATCGCGTAAGAACttattattttgacaaaaatttaactgaaCGCTTTTCGCCATCACTTACGTCATCATCGTTGGACATTTTGTTTCTTCAAAGTCCTTTCCGATAATCGCAGCCTGCTTTCGCCGATAACACGTGATTTCTGACGTAGTACTGCTATCAtatacaattttattaattaactgTCGAATGTGGTAAAAGCAGCTAGCAGCTGTTATTATGAAATAGCAACTATACACTAACGCATTGAAGCAGTAGTACTTTTCAGCTCACTAGTCTAGTAGGCATAGTATGAATGGCGAAAGTTCGCACCGTAAATAAAACGCCGAACGGCAGGTTTGAGAACCATAATGCGCTCTCTCgcaaaaattgttatcaaaattgtaGAGAAAGAAGGAGAAAGAGAGTTCGCCATGTGCTCTTCACGCTTACTCAGGATTTTTCATCTTTGGGTATACAGATTTTGagtaaaaatgaatgttttagcACATTGAACCAATTTTaggtgttttgtttccttttgttcTACCGTGGCCGCCCCTAACTCTGCGCAGTCGCAAAGTTTGGGCATTTCCATATTTAAACagaaacatttcaagatttgaagGATAAAATATCCACATAACAAGCAGATTCTCTTCAGTTACTGTTTATCTTCAATTTGGTTCCAATTATTTTGAAGTCGGATGTATTGTTcgcgagaaattcaaaaaatcaaaataaatattggaaGCAAACGTCGAAAAAGTCCCTAGcattgggtaaacctagaaacatgGGGCCTTCCTAGATAGATCTTTCAATAATCCTGCTGTCGAAACCACAAAGTGTCAATGTTCTTTGGTTTTTTTCCAGAAATCTAccacactgttttttttttgccaccgCCGCGATGA is part of the Uranotaenia lowii strain MFRU-FL unplaced genomic scaffold, ASM2978415v1 HiC_scaffold_154, whole genome shotgun sequence genome and encodes:
- the LOC129759417 gene encoding asparagine--tRNA ligase, cytoplasmic produces the protein MENLTINEIYTSEKRGNDESGKGTAEEPFKTILQAMRHAGKEPFPTIYVDAKDEKADSPYEVAAKSQLKKIQKLWVRDNHKNTEKQKREEEDAKKREQNLEDAKKIVIKEDPSWAAAKGIKIFKGSENRGIRVKIYGWVHRLRRQGKGLMFITLRDGTGFLQCVLTDALCQTYNALVLSTESSVQLFGTLKEVPEGKTAPGGHELHVDYWTLIGLAPPGGADTILNEEAHPDVQLDQRHIMVRGENTSKVMKMRDVLMQAFRDHYHDRGYTEVTPPTLVQTQVEGGSTLFKLDYFGEEAYLTQSSQLYLETVLPALGDVYCIAQSYRAEQSRTRRHLAEYSHVEAECPFITFDELLDRLEDLVVDVVDRVLKSPWGHLVKELNPDFVPPKRPFRRMPYADAITWLKENNVTKDDGTFYEFGEDIPEAPERKMTDTINEPIMLCRFPAEIKSFYMARCADDKRLTESVDVLLPNVGEIVGGSMRSWDHQELMEGYKREGIDPKPYYWYIDQRVYGSQPHGGYGLGLERFMCWLLNRYHIREVCLYPRFLGRCKP
- the LOC129759419 gene encoding thiamin pyrophosphokinase 1, which translates into the protein MSNDDDLAGPAVWNPADLIDGSEGCGDELAVVMLNRPILLPKEYLRSIWNNAKVRITVDGGTNRWVDFVKSHIGPADQLRPPDLVTGDFDSCTDESLSYVTQLNCKIIKTPDQNATDFTKSLKALQTTGHDRQITRVLVLCESSGRLDQIMANINTLYLARAILPNAFVFLRSSNSLSWLLPIGNHCINIPKRLVQEHIWCALIPIGQRVICSTTGLRWNLENRVMEFGSLVSTSNTYASEEVFVQTDGPVIWSMGTTPKDM